One window of Perca fluviatilis chromosome 12, GENO_Pfluv_1.0, whole genome shotgun sequence genomic DNA carries:
- the htr1fa gene encoding 5-hydroxytryptamine receptor 1F, whose protein sequence is MDFPSYTEGVFATNSSGNYSLETTKLPPSKILLSLTLSVLAILTTFFNCLVITAIAVTRKLHHPANYLICSLAVTDLLVAVLVMPFSIMYIQKETWHMGQVVCTIWLSVDITCCTCSILHLAAIAIDRYRAITDAVEYSRKRTGARAGAMVAVVWLLSILISLPPLIWRHYSGDAEQEDQCIMMHHHITFTLYSTLGAFYIPLLLILILYYKIYRAAQTLYMRREASRASRHSCMTNGSMIPSSYPAGDGDGDGGPRSPEPISPPEKSFSEPSTEEPPRERVRVSVKAFHCKSRRHESRSESRSDSRSESRRSQFYQGPRISGSRERKAASTLGLIIGAFVICWLPFFVKEVIVNTCSSCSTSMEMADFLTWLGYLNSLINPLIYTIFNEDFKKAFQRLVRCSHYL, encoded by the coding sequence ATGGATTTTCCCAGTTACACTGAAGGGGTGTTTGCCACAAACAGCAGTGGTAATTACTCACTGGAGACCACTAAACTCCCTCCCAGTAAGATCCTACTTTCGCTGACCCTGTCTGTACTGGCTATCCTGACTACATTCTTCAACTGCCTGGTGATCACAGCTATTGCAGTCACGCGCAAGTTGCACCACCCAGCCAACTACCTCATCTGCTCATTAGCAGTAACCGACCTGCTGGTGGCTGTGCTGGTCATGCCCTTCAGTATTATGTACATCCAGAAAGAGACCTGGCACATGGGCCAGGTGGTGTGTACCATCTGGTTGAGTGTGGATATCACCTGTTGCACATGCTCCATCCTGCACCTTGCTGCAATCGCCATCGACCGTTACAGAGCCATTACTGATGCAGTGGAGTACTCCCGCAAACGCACGGGAGCCAGGGCTGGGGCGATGGTGGCAGTAGTGTGGCTGTTGTCCATCCTCATCTCACTACCTCCTCTAATCTGGCGGCACTACAGCGGGGATGCAGAGCAGGAAGACCAGTGCATCATGATGCACCATCACATTACCTTTACTTTGTACTCCACCCTTGGAGCGTTCTACatccccctgctgctcatacTCATCCTCTACTACAAAATCTATCGGGCCGCTCAGACCCTGTATATGCGCAGGGAGGCCAGCCGGGCCAGCCGTCACTCATGCATGACTAATGGGAGCATGATCCCATCATCCTACCCTGCTGGAGATGGTGATGGCGATGGGGGACCTCGAAGTCCAGAGCCCATAAGCCCACCAGAAAAGTCTTTCTCTGAACCCTCAACTGAGGAGCCTCCACGTGAACGAGTGCGTGTATCGGTAAAGGCTTTCCATTGCAAGTCACGCCGGCATGAGTCACGTAGTGAGTCACGTAGTGATTCACGTAGTGAATCACGTCGGAGCCAGTTTTACCAAGGACCACGGATCTCAGGCTCACGAGAGCGCAAAGCGGCATCAACGTTGGGGTTGATAATAGGGGCCTTTGTCATCTGTTGGTTGCCATTTTTTGTCAAGGaggtgattgttaacacctgcAGTTCTTGTAGTACTTCGATGGAGATGGCTGACTTTCTGACATGGTTGGGCTACCTCAACTCGCTAATCAACCCCCTCATCTACACCATCTTTAATGAAGACTTTAAAAAAGCTTTCCAAAGACTTGTTAGGTGCAGTCATTACCTCTGA